Genomic DNA from Clostridium sp. BJN0013:
GATGAAATACGAATGACTTTATGATGAACATTTTAAAATTTGCCAAGGGGGCTGTGCATGCATATATATCTTTTATAATAGGCAAAGAATTCATATCTCTAACGACTACTTAACACTAGAAGCTTATTACAATAATGCTATTAAAAAGTCGAAAGCAGCATAGAAAATAACAAGTTAATCTGGGGAAAAGTTAAAAATAAAGAGTTTGAATTGTTTAATTTATTAGGGGAAGGGCAGTATGAATTATGATCATCTTTACCAATTATTTAAATTATTAACGTTAAGCTTCAGATACGAATTTTTATCCTCATCATTGAGGAGATATGGAGGAAAATCCGTGAATTCAAATTACTATAAAATAATCTTAAAACTTTTACATATTTCTTATGGTAGCAATCTGCTTCTAAAAGGCTGTCCTGTGATCTTTAATAAGTCGGGTGCTACTATGACAATAGGGAACGGAGTAACAATCAAGTCATCGTTCTTGTCAAACTTGGTTGGTCTTTATAGCCGTACGATTATTGTTACTCGTTCTCCGGAAGCTGAAATTAAGATTGGCAATAACGTTGGTATTAGTGGTGCTACAATTTATGCCAGAAAATCAATCATAATTGGTGATAATACAAATATTGGCGGTAATGTGAAAATTTTGGATAATGATTTTCACCCAATTGAAATTGAAGCTCGTAATGATGATAATAAAGAGAAAATTAATACTAGACCGATTGTTATTGGCAAGAACTGTTTCATCGGATGCAATGCTTTAATTCTAAAGGGAACAGAACTTGGCGATGGTTGTGTTGTTGGTGCAGGAGCTGTAGTTTGTGGGAGTTTTCTACCCAATAGTGTAATTGTAGGAAATCCCGCGAAAATCATTAAAACCATTGATCAATAATTAATACTGGGAGTGGTTAAGCTCTCGATTGACTTCGACACTAAGAGCAAGCTCAAGGCAAGCCTTTGGCAGTGCCCCCGGGGATGTGAACAACAAAATAGCAAGGAGTTAACTTCCAGTCATCTCTTAGTACCTCGGGGAAACTAACTTATTTTGGAAATCACGACAAGCAAAAACTTAAAGTGGTTTATTTTTTAGCAAGTAGCCACTTGGTATCCTGTTGCGGTAACAGAGAGAAGGAAGCAGAATATGTTCACTCAGTCTCCAATTTATGCAAGACGGGTAGACTCTCATGTAAAACATGGAAACGAAATTAAAAGAAATTATTTCATTAATATTAATGGATCATAGGAAATGGAGGTAAAGGTTGAAAAAGAAAGTTTATTAAGCCAATAATATAAGAGAGCATAACAAATAGACCATTTTTCGCTGGTCAAAAAATTGAATATTGAAGCAAGTTAAGGTTAATTAGCTGATTTGATTTTATAACCTTGGAACTGTGCCATTAGTATTGCTTGTTCTACAGTGATCTCACGGTCAAGAGGAATAACATCAGATTTTCTATAAAGTTCAGCATTGTAGGGTTCATTATTTTTCAACATGTTGTATAATGTTGTTAGAAGCATTCTTGCTATTGCAATGATTGCTTTCTTGTGACCGCATCGTTTTTGTATCGGAGACAACGTTTGCCAATTGAATGTTGGAAACAGTGAGACAATTTTGGAGACGGTTCTTTTCACTGAACATAAAGCAGGTTAGTTTGTAACGATAGCGCATAAGGTCACGGAGCTGGCGAATATCAGCAGAAGGCATAAAGCTACCTGCAACAAGATCATGCTTAAACAGGTCAGCAATCCATTTCGCATCTTTCTTGTCAGTTTTTTACCACGAATAGCCTTAACATATTTAGGATATGCAAGAACAATGGAACAGTCTTTTTCTAAGACGTTGTATACAGGAATCCAATACTTACCGATAGATTTCATACACACATCCTTGCAATTAGATTCAAGTAGCCATTGTAACAGCTCTTTCAAACCTTTAGTGTAGGTAGAAAAGCGATGGCTCTTGTAGGTGGTAACACCTTTTGAATTAGTAATTGCAATACAAGCAACTACAAAAGTTTTGTGGACATCAATGCCACAACAGATTTTATACACAATTTTTAAAGTCATAGGGACTCCTTGCTGAACTTAGAAGTTCACAAGAATAATGGGGCGGAACGGCAGTGACTGACAGCCTAGCATTTAAACCAGATTGTTTAAACAAAGATAAGGTTACATGCTTGAAATCATACTTATTTGTGCTTGAAAAGGCAGTCTGCACATATATAAATGCGGTTATCGATAGACAATAGCCCACTCACCTCCCCGTGATTTGTAGTGTGCCGATTCCCTATGACATTATAATAAAAAATATTCGCTCGAAGCAAAATTTTTTCATTTCATTTTGTGCCTTGAGCGAAGTGAAAGGAATGGATATATAAATGAAAATAATTATACTAGCAGGTGGAAATGGTACTAGATTATGGCCGTTAAGTCGTGGTAGTTACCCAAAACAATTTATAAAGCTGCAGGATGATAAACCTTCATTGTTCCAGCAAACATTTAAGAGGAGCTTATTATTGGCAGATCTGGATGATATATATGTAGTTACTAATGAGAAATATAAGTTTTTAGTTATGGGTGAAATTGAAGAATTAGGCTATGAATATAATGAGTCTAATATTCTTGTTGAACCTGAGGCTAAGAATACTTTGCCGGCAATTTATGCAGGTGTTCATGAAGTAGCTAAAAAAGGGACAGACTCTGTGGTTGTTTTTCCTTCTGATCACATGATTTTAAAAGAAAAGGAATTTGCTAATATTATTAAAGCTTCAGAGGCGTTAACAAAAGATTCAATTATAACCTTTGGTATTAAACCGGATGGACCAAACACTGGATATGGATATATTGCACCTGGTGACGAAAAACTAAATGCTTATGAAGTTAAAGAATTCAAGGAAAAACCCGAGTATGAAATTGCAGTTACATATGTTAATGATGGTTATTTTTGGAACAGCGGCATATTTATGTTTAATACTGATTTTTTTATAAATGAAGTAAGATCGTATGCTAAAAATATCTATGATGCTTTTGAAAATAGTAGTAAAATTGAAGAAGCTTTTAGTAAAATAGATGAAAATATTTCAATTGATTATGGCATTATGGAAAAAAGCAAAAATGTTGCTGTTGCACCCGTAGATATTGGCTGGAGTGATCTTGGCAGTTTTGATGCTATTTATGATGTTTCTGATAAAGATGAAAATAATAACATAGTTAATTCTGATAATATAGTTATTGATTCAAAGAATAACTACATATACTCAGAAAAGGATAAAATAGTATCAACAGTAGGAGTTAATGATTTAATTGTGGTAGACAATAGGGATGCTTTACTAATATGTAAAAAGGATCAATCACAAAAAGTAAAAAAAATTGTGGAAACTTTAAAATCAAGAAATGACAGTAGGATAGAGTATCATGTTCAAGATTATAGACCTTGGGGGTACTACAAGGTACTTGAAGAAGATAAGGATTCTTTTAAGATTAAGAGAATAGAAGTGAGTCAGGGAAAGAAGCTAAGTTATCAGCTGCATCATCATCGTAGTGAACACTGGATTGTCGTTAAAGGTATGGCTAAAGTAACAATTGATGATATTGAGAGATTTGTGCCTGCAGGAGAAAGTATTTTTATAAAACCTGGACAAAAACACAGATTAGAGAATCCAGGTAAAATACCTTTAGAGATTATAGAAGTACAAATGGGTGATTACTTGGAAGAAGATGATATAGTAAGATTTGATGATGATTATGGAAGAAGGTAGTATTTTGTAAAGGGTCAGGCTCTTATAAAAAATGGAAATAAAAAAGTAAAACAGAGTAGACAGTTTACTCTGTTTTACTTTATACAAAAAATAATCATGGAATTGATTAGTTCAATGATTAAAAGTGAGTATTTAATTAACATCCATATCTTTTTCTTTATACATATAATAAATAATTGAAATATTGGAACTGTTAGGTTTATTATTAGTTATTTCATTCTGATTTGGTTTATTTGGTTTATATGAACTTTCAAATCGATTATAATCGCTTATTACCTGGCTTGATAGTATAGTTTTTTCAAAATTATTTATAACGGTATTTGAATCATCTCCAAAATATAGTTTGTCCTCATTTAAAACAGCAAGTAAATCATTAGTATAAGTAGTTAATTTTTTCTTGTCATTTGTTGTGTTTGTTTTCATAAATTGTTCATAATTAATTAATTTTGAAGTTGTTGTATCAATTAAGGATATTCTTTTATCAAGCACTTTATCAGAAAGTTGAAATTTGTGCTGATTATTTAATAAGCTCAAATTACTATAGTAAGATAAACAACTGCCTACAATAACCGCAATAATGATAAATAATGGGGTTATAATTGTATTCCAATTAAATTTGTTAGTGTGAGATTTATAATGTTCTCCCATTTTAACCCTCCTATGTAAAATAATAATTTACAATAAACATTATATAGCATAAATAAGTTGGATTCAATCGCAATTACCCCATGAGATGTAAAACAAATGTAAACAAATTCTAGCACCTCATAGAAAGAGCAATAAATTGCCAGAGACAAACAGTTTGGGATAGTAAGGGCAAACTTTTTTCATAGCCTACTGGTCCATATGAACAAAATGTAGGCAAGAAAAGAGCACTTGATTTTAAACTTGAATCAAGTGCCAATGTCATATAAAGTTTCTAGTGTGTATTAAATTATTAGTTAAATTGATTTTTTATTTTGCTGCAATAATTCCTAATAGTATACCAATTATATCAAAAATCATATCTATTATTGATTCCCATAAAGGATCTAACTGAACTACAACATCATAAATCTCTTTGAAAAAACCAAATATAAATACAATTAAACAAATTTTTAATAATCCTACTCGTTTTCGGAATATAGGAATAATGATTATTGGTAATATGAGATGTAATACCTTATGCCATTGAAATATTATTTGTAAATTCAAACTCCTCGCCCCCTAATACTTCTGTATTTTAACTGACAGAGGATTATTATTCAAAGAAAATTATATTAATTTTTTTGGAATTTTTTATGTCTTGTATTCAAAATGAGTTATGAGAATAGTAAAAGTGCCCTTTCCACAATAAAATATTAAGCATGTGTCCATATCCTTAATATTTTGATTGCTTTTTCTTCTTCAAGAACTTGGTATATTATTCTGTGTTGGATATTAATTCTCCTGGAATAAAATCCTTTTAGATCACCAACAAGTTTTTCGATCCTTCTAAAATACTTTCTCTCATGCCTGGTATATTTAAAAGATATAATGTTTCATGGATTGCTGACCAATCTTCTAGCAAGGAGCCAATTTCCAATTGCCTCCTAGTACCTCGGAGGAAGAGTAATATCGGAGGAAGAGTAATAAATTTCCAGAGGCAAGTAGTTTAGAGTAGTAGGCTCAAGGCAAACTTTTCGTACAGCCTGTCGAGGTATGTGAAAAAAATAGTGGAGCTAGGAGTTGGACAACCGAAATTTTGAACAAGTTCGGTTGTTTTTACGTTGAAGTTACCTTTAGCGAAGTTATTAAAATTATTGAATTATATGTAAAGCAATGCTAAAATGAAATTGAAAAGTTTATTTATTAGTAGGTAATTGTATTAAAATGAGGAACAAATAGAATTCTAATGCATGGAATTATAATAACAGAATAGAAAGGATTTAATATGCCAACTATATGTATGTTTAGAGGAATAAAGATCTATATTAATTATAGAGAGCATCTTCCATCACATTTTCATGCCGAATATGGAGAATATAATTGTTGTATCACTATTGATGATATAGAGTTACTTAGTGGTTCTATGCCAAATAAACAGCTTAAAATGCTGTTTGGATGGGCTGCTTTGCATCAAGAAGAATTGCAAGAAGAATGGTATCTTGCTCAACTGCAAAAAGAATTATTTCCAATAGAGCCTTTAAAATAAAAAATTGGAGGTGGGTGTTTTGGAAGCAAATTTAATTCCAGGTGAAGTTAGGGAATATTTTATAAAAGGATCTAGAAAAATTAAGAAGATAACTCCGAACAATGATTACACATTAGTCATAGCATTTGATAATGGAGAAACAAGAGTATATGATATGTCTAGGAACTTATTTGGAGTATTTGAAGTATTAAAAGATATAGATAAATTTAAGGAAGTATTTATAGATGAATCGGGGAATATTGCTTGGGATGTAGATAAAAATCTTGATTCGGCTGTAGTGTGGAATAATAGAATTAATATATGTAAAGATTCAGCATATATGGAATCTATTCCTGTTTTAGCCAAGAGCTAATTTCCTAGCAAGTTCAGGGCAAGCTCTTTACAAAGGGGTCAGACCTTATGTGAAAAATGGAAATGAAATAAGAGAGAAAACAATCGAAGTTTATGGAGAAATTCGATTGTTTTTACGTTGAACAATAAATTAAGTAAAGTAAAAATATTAGTGTGAATAGTAAAATAATTTGATATACTTTATGTATTATTAAAGTTTCAATCGAAAGTAGATTTTCAAATGCCCAGTAGACTTTTGTTTTATATGGTAGAAATATGGAGAGATACACTCAAAAATACAGATAAAAATGAAAGGAAAAGAAAAGAAAGAATTTCAAGTTACCTGCAATAATTCCTATAGCGATATATAATGGGAAAAATAAATGGACAGCACATATAAGTTTTAAAGAAATATTAAGTGGTTATCAATTATTTGAAGAAAATGTTTTAGATTTTAAATATATATTTTTAGATGTAAATAGATATGATCAGGATGAACTATTTAGTATAGCAAATTTAGTATCATCAATATTTTTAATAGATCAAAGAATAGATGACAAGGAATTAATAAGAAGATTAAGGAAAATGGTATTTATATTAAAGAAAATAAAGCCGGAACAATATGATATATTTAGAAAATGGTTAAAAGGTATAATAAAGCCAAGACTGCCGAAGGAGATGCAAAAAGAGATAGAAAATGTATTAGAAAAAACAAATCAATGGGAGGTAGAATCTATGGTATATAATTTAGAAAGAGTAATAGATGATGTAAGGAAAAAAGGTA
This window encodes:
- a CDS encoding Rpn family recombination-promoting nuclease/putative transposase; amino-acid sequence: MVFILKKIKPEQYDIFRKWLKGIIKPRLPKEMQKEIENVLEKTNQWEVESMVYNLERVIDDVRKKGIEEGIEKGIEKGIEKGIEKGKIQVARNLIKMGTDLLTVIKATGLTEEEISSIKKDIN
- a CDS encoding DUF2442 domain-containing protein — translated: MEANLIPGEVREYFIKGSRKIKKITPNNDYTLVIAFDNGETRVYDMSRNLFGVFEVLKDIDKFKEVFIDESGNIAWDVDKNLDSAVVWNNRINICKDSAYMESIPVLAKS
- a CDS encoding DUF4160 domain-containing protein, with the protein product MFRGIKIYINYREHLPSHFHAEYGEYNCCITIDDIELLSGSMPNKQLKMLFGWAALHQEELQEEWYLAQLQKELFPIEPLK
- a CDS encoding mannose-1-phosphate guanylyltransferase/mannose-6-phosphate isomerase encodes the protein MKIIILAGGNGTRLWPLSRGSYPKQFIKLQDDKPSLFQQTFKRSLLLADLDDIYVVTNEKYKFLVMGEIEELGYEYNESNILVEPEAKNTLPAIYAGVHEVAKKGTDSVVVFPSDHMILKEKEFANIIKASEALTKDSIITFGIKPDGPNTGYGYIAPGDEKLNAYEVKEFKEKPEYEIAVTYVNDGYFWNSGIFMFNTDFFINEVRSYAKNIYDAFENSSKIEEAFSKIDENISIDYGIMEKSKNVAVAPVDIGWSDLGSFDAIYDVSDKDENNNIVNSDNIVIDSKNNYIYSEKDKIVSTVGVNDLIVVDNRDALLICKKDQSQKVKKIVETLKSRNDSRIEYHVQDYRPWGYYKVLEEDKDSFKIKRIEVSQGKKLSYQLHHHRSEHWIVVKGMAKVTIDDIERFVPAGESIFIKPGQKHRLENPGKIPLEIIEVQMGDYLEEDDIVRFDDDYGRR
- a CDS encoding Txe/YoeB family addiction module toxin, with translation MEKLVGDLKGFYSRRINIQHRIIYQVLEEEKAIKILRIWTHA
- a CDS encoding DapH/DapD/GlmU-related protein, which translates into the protein MNYDHLYQLFKLLTLSFRYEFLSSSLRRYGGKSVNSNYYKIILKLLHISYGSNLLLKGCPVIFNKSGATMTIGNGVTIKSSFLSNLVGLYSRTIIVTRSPEAEIKIGNNVGISGATIYARKSIIIGDNTNIGGNVKILDNDFHPIEIEARNDDNKEKINTRPIVIGKNCFIGCNALILKGTELGDGCVVGAGAVVCGSFLPNSVIVGNPAKIIKTIDQ